Below is a window of Haloterrigena alkaliphila DNA.
ACGGTCATCGTCTCCAGAACGTCCCGCACGAGCCCCGGATCGTAGCCCTCGATTTCCCGGGGCCGCAGCGGGAGCCCCCGGAACAGCATCCACTCGAGGACTTCGTCCCAGATCGCGTCGCGCTCGGGATTGCGCGCGTACATGTCTAGCTGCGGATACCCGACGAGAACCATGAATCTTCTGCCCGTTACGACGCCGCTCGCCGTCGCGGGGGTCGCCGGCTTCTCAATGTAGGCATCAAGCAGAAGCCGACCGTCGGAGAACGCCACCTATGGCTTCCATTCCCGAGGAGTTCCACGACCTGTTCGAGAAGGCAACGTTCGCCCACGTCGCGACGCTGACCGACGAGGGGCTCCCCCACGTCACGCCGGTCTGGGTCGATTACGACGCCGACGACGAGCGGCTGCTGGTCAACACCGAACGCCACCGCCAGAAGGCCCAGAACGTGGAACGAAACTCCGGGGTCGGCGTCAGCATGACCGACCCCGACAACCCGTACCGACGGCTGTCGATCATCGGCGAGGTCGACGAGGTGACGACCGACGGCGCGCGAGAACACATCGACGAACTCGCCCGGCGCTATACGGACGCCGACGAGTACCAGACTCCCATCGAGACCGAACGCGTGATTCTGCGGATTCGAGTCGATCGGGTCGTCGACGCGAGCGACAGCAGCTGAGGCGCTCGAGGACGATTCGACCGTTCTGGGGCTTGCAGGGCGGACGATTAATGACGGCGGTGTGGACCGGACGACCATGCCGTCCACAGCCGACGTACTCGTCGATTGTCTCGAGGCCGAAGGCGTCGAGCGCGTCTTCGGAGTGCCGGGCGAAGAGATCGAGGACCTGCTGTTCGCGCTGCGGGACTCGCCGATCCGCTTCGTTCCGACGCGCCACGAACAGGGGGCCGCGTTCATGGCGGACGTCCACGGCCGGTTGACCGGCGCGGCGGGCGTCTGCTGCTCGACGCTCGGTCCCGGCGCGACGAACCTCATGACCGGCGTCGCCGACGCCCACCTCGACAAGAGCCCGGTCGTCGCCATCACCGGCCAGGGCGGTCGCGAGCGCCTGCACAAGGAGAGCCACCAGGCCCTGAACGTGGTCGACCTCTTCGAACCCATCGTCGAGTGGAACACCCAGATCGCCGAGCCCGAGATCGCACCCGAGTCGGTCCGAAAGGCGTTCAAACTCGCCGAGTACGAGAAGCCGGGCGCGACCCACCTCGAGTTCCCCGAGGACGTCGCCGCTTCGGAGATCGACGCGGACCCGATCGAGGTCCGCGATCCGGTTCGACGGCCGGACCCGGACGACGAATCGGCCGAGCGCGCGGCGCGGTTGCTCGCCGACGCCGAGCGGCCGCTCATCCTCGCGGGCAACGGCGCGGTGCGAACCCGCGCGTCGGAGTACATCCGCGATCTCGTCGAGCGCGTGGGGATCCCCGTCGTCGGGACGTACATGGGCAAGGGGGCGATTTCGGACCGCGAACCCGCCTCGCTGATGACCCTCGATTCGGGGCCGGGGGAGGAGGCCGCGCGGGCGATCGAGCGCGCGGACTGCGTCGCCGCGGTCGGCTACGACATCGCCGAACACGACCCCGAGGGGTGGAACCCCGACCTCGAGAAGACCATCGTCCACGTCGACTCCGAACCCGCGGAGGTCTACCGCCACTACAACCCGGACGTGGAGATCGTCGCCGACGTCGGCGCGGCGCTGTCGGCCATCGACGACCGCCTGCCCGACGAGGCCTGCTCCCTGTGGTGTGACGACCTCCACGATCGGCTGCTCGAGGCGGCGACGGCGCCGCCTGCTGACGACGACCCGATCACCGTCCGGAACGCCCTGCCGCTGTTGCGCGAGGCCATGGCCGACTCCGACGTGCTCGTCTCGGACGTCGGCAGCCACAAGATGGCCATCGCCCAGTCGTTCCCGACGTACGAGCCCAATACCTGCGTGATCTCGAACGGGCTGGCCAGCATGGGAATCGCCGTTCCCGGCGCACTCGCGGCCGATCTGGCGGTCGATTCGAACGTGGTCGCCGGGACCGGGGACGGCGGATTCCTGATGAACGCGGCGGAACTCGAGACCGCCTCGAGGCTGGACTGTGGCTTTACGACCGTGGTGTTCAACGACGACGACTACGGCCTGATCTCCGAGAAGCAGGAGGGTCACCGGGGTGAACACACCGGAACCGAGCTAACGAATCCGGATCTGGTGACGTTCGCGGAGAGCTTCGGTATTGACGCGTATCGGCCCGAGGGGTGGGACGAGGTGGCGGCGGCGTTCGAGGAGGCCGTGCCTTCGGACGAGTTGGCGTTGATCGAGGTTCGGCTCGAGAGTTGAGTGGGGTTTTCGGGAGTTCTCGAGATGAGGACTCACAGACGCAGCGAGTTTCAGCGGCGTCCGCGAACGTCGCGAACTGCGTCGACGGCGTCGGTTTCGACGTCGATGGATAGTTCCTCGAGGGCATCACCGAGAGGAACGTCCTCGTCGTCCGACGGATCGCGGGCCACGAACTCAGCGAGGTCGTCAGCAGCGAGTACCATAGGTGAGGTTACAGGTTTGGGTGAAAAAAGCCTGCTGGTGACGATGAATGAGATATCGCTATGGCGTGGTTCGTCGGAAGAACTGGGCCGGCGCAGATTCGAACCACGGTCGGAGCAAAGCTCCTCCCTGATTCGAATCTGCTTGGTTTCCATTCTCCGCAACGCAGACCGCTCGCTACGCTCGCGGATTTGCGTTGCGGGAGAAGTGGGCCGGCGCAGATTCGAACTGCGGTTACGGCCACCCGAAGGCCGAAGGATACCAAGCTACCCCACCGGCCCGCATCTGAACTGTGAGCGTCCGTTTGTTTAACGCTTCCGAAAGCGCGTGTCGGGTCGCCCGCTATCGATTCGCACGCTCGAGCCCCCGCTCCTAAAACCGCTCGTACCCTTCAGTGTCGAGATAGTGATGCGCGACCGTGATCGCCTGATCGGCGTGCAACAACTCGGGACCGAGCCGCACCCGCCGATCGACGACGTCCTCGAGCACCGCCTCCTCCGCGTCGGTGAAATCCCGGTGATCGGAGAGCACGAACACCGGATCCGCAAGTCCGTCCGCGCCGACGTCCACCACGGCGTCGCCGTCCTCGTGCAACTGTACGACGGTCCCGGAGTCGGCGACCGCCTCGAGCGTCGCCTCGAACCCCCTCCGGTACACCTCGATGCCGGGACTGGGCTCCGCGGGCAGCGCGCCGATGGCTTCGTCGCGGTGCTCGAGGGCCTTGCGCACCAGCGCGGCGGTGCTGCGCTCGTCGGGGTTGAGCCCCCGAAGCTCGCTCCCGTCGAAGGTGATCGTGAGCTCGTCCTGCGCGACGAGGTGGGTGCGGACGTCCTCGCGGATGCCGTGGGAGGTGACGAACGAGGCGGTGATCGACCGACAGAGCGCGTCGAGGCGGCCGGCCCCGCCCGCGAGGTCCTCGAGCGAGAAGTCGGGCTCGGTCGGCACGTCGTGACCGATCAGTACGAACTGGCGCATAGGGACCACGA
It encodes the following:
- a CDS encoding pyridoxamine 5'-phosphate oxidase family protein translates to MASIPEEFHDLFEKATFAHVATLTDEGLPHVTPVWVDYDADDERLLVNTERHRQKAQNVERNSGVGVSMTDPDNPYRRLSIIGEVDEVTTDGAREHIDELARRYTDADEYQTPIETERVILRIRVDRVVDASDSS
- the trmY gene encoding tRNA (pseudouridine(54)-N(1))-methyltransferase TrmY — protein: MRQFVLIGHDVPTEPDFSLEDLAGGAGRLDALCRSITASFVTSHGIREDVRTHLVAQDELTITFDGSELRGLNPDERSTAALVRKALEHRDEAIGALPAEPSPGIEVYRRGFEATLEAVADSGTVVQLHEDGDAVVDVGADGLADPVFVLSDHRDFTDAEEAVLEDVVDRRVRLGPELLHADQAITVAHHYLDTEGYERF
- a CDS encoding acetolactate synthase large subunit, whose protein sequence is MPSTADVLVDCLEAEGVERVFGVPGEEIEDLLFALRDSPIRFVPTRHEQGAAFMADVHGRLTGAAGVCCSTLGPGATNLMTGVADAHLDKSPVVAITGQGGRERLHKESHQALNVVDLFEPIVEWNTQIAEPEIAPESVRKAFKLAEYEKPGATHLEFPEDVAASEIDADPIEVRDPVRRPDPDDESAERAARLLADAERPLILAGNGAVRTRASEYIRDLVERVGIPVVGTYMGKGAISDREPASLMTLDSGPGEEAARAIERADCVAAVGYDIAEHDPEGWNPDLEKTIVHVDSEPAEVYRHYNPDVEIVADVGAALSAIDDRLPDEACSLWCDDLHDRLLEAATAPPADDDPITVRNALPLLREAMADSDVLVSDVGSHKMAIAQSFPTYEPNTCVISNGLASMGIAVPGALAADLAVDSNVVAGTGDGGFLMNAAELETASRLDCGFTTVVFNDDDYGLISEKQEGHRGEHTGTELTNPDLVTFAESFGIDAYRPEGWDEVAAAFEEAVPSDELALIEVRLES